The following is a genomic window from Meiothermus sp. CFH 77666.
GATTGCCGCCGCTGACCTGAAGCTCCTGCAGCGCAACCTGCTGCTCTCGCACGCCATTGGGGTGGGGGAGCCGTTCCCCGCCGAAGTAGTGCGGGGCATGCTGCTGTTGCGGGCCCAGAGCCTGGCCCTGGGCTACTCCGGGGTGCGGGTGGAGGTAGTGGAGCGGCTTTTGTGGTTTCTGAACCAGGACATCCTACCGCTGGTGCCCTCGCAGGGTTCGGTGGGGGCCTCGGGCGACCTGGCCCCCCTGGCCCACATGTGTCTGCCGCTGATCGGTGAGGGCGAGGTGCTCCACCGGGGCCGGGTGCAGCCTGCAGGCGAGGTGCTGCGGGTTTACGGGGTGGAGGCCCTCGAGCTTCAGGCCAAGGAGGGCCTGGCCCTGATCAACGGCACCCAGGCCATGACCGCCCTGCTGGCCCTCTTGCTCCTGGACGCCGAGGTGCTGCTCAAAACCGCCGATATCGCCGTGGCCATGAGCGTGGAGGCCCTCAAGGGGAGCCACCGCCCCTTCGACGAAGCCGTGGCCCGGCTGCGCCCCCACCCGGGCATGGCCGCCACCAGCGCCAACGTGCGTAAGCTATTGCAGGACTCCGAGATCATGCGCTCACACATAGACTGCGACAAGATTCAGGACGCCTACAGCCTGCGGGCCGCCCCCCAGGTGCACGGGGCCAGCCGCGACGCCCTTACACACGTGCTCGAGGTGGTGCGGCGGGAGATGCAGAGCGTGACCGACAACCCCCTGGTGCTGCCCGAGGAAGGGCGCACCCTCTCGGCGGGCAACTTCCACGGCCAGCCGCTGGCCCTGGCCGCCGACTACGCCGGTATCGCCCTGGCCGAGCTGGCCAACATCTCCGAGCGGCGCATCGAGCAGATGTTGAACCCGGCCCTCTCGGGCCTGCCGGCCTTTCTGGCCGAGGGCAGCGGGCTGAACTCGGGGCTGATGATCAGCCAGTACACCGCTGCCGCGCTGGTGAGCGAGAACAAGGTGCTGGCGCATCCGGCCTCGGTGGACTCCATCCCCACCAGCGCCAACCAGGAAGACCACGTCTCCATGGGCACCATCGGGGCCCGCAAGGCCCGCAGCATCTTCGAGAACACCCTCTGGGTGCTGGCCATCGAGCTGGCCTCGGCGGCCCAGGCCCTGGACTTTCACGCCCCCCTTCGGCCTGGCAAGGGGGTGGAGGCAGTTTGGCAACGCATCCGGCAGGAAATCCCCCACCTGGATCGCGACCGCTACCTGAAGCCCGAGCTGTTGCGCCTGTGCGAGCTCATTCGCTCCGGCGAACTGGTCAGGGTGGCCGAGCGGGCGGTGGGTACGCTGGAATAGAGCTATCCCTTAGACTGTACAGGTTGTGACCACGACGACAACGCCCAAAACCGCCTTTTACCGAGAAAGGCTCCAGAGCGCCCGGGCCGTGCTGGCCCCCATGGCGGGCTACACCGATGCCCCCTTTCGCAGGCTGGCCTTGGAGCACGGAGCCGCCTGGACGGTGAGCGAGATGGTGCTGGCCCGGGGCTTGCTGGCTGGGGAGCGCAAATCCACCGAGCTGGGCGCACCGTATCCGGGGGAGCCCAACCTGGTGGTGCAGCTCTTTGGCGACGACCCCGACGTACTGTGCGAGGCCGCTGCCAAAGCCGAGGCGCTTTTTTCACCAGTGGCGATAGACCTGAACATGGGTTGCCCGGCGCCCA
Proteins encoded in this region:
- the hutH gene encoding histidine ammonia-lyase; its protein translation is MVELDRTLDLEAFRRVVREKAPVGLSPAAKERLEGCRAFVEQLCVQNEPVYGLNTGFGKLASVRIAAADLKLLQRNLLLSHAIGVGEPFPAEVVRGMLLLRAQSLALGYSGVRVEVVERLLWFLNQDILPLVPSQGSVGASGDLAPLAHMCLPLIGEGEVLHRGRVQPAGEVLRVYGVEALELQAKEGLALINGTQAMTALLALLLLDAEVLLKTADIAVAMSVEALKGSHRPFDEAVARLRPHPGMAATSANVRKLLQDSEIMRSHIDCDKIQDAYSLRAAPQVHGASRDALTHVLEVVRREMQSVTDNPLVLPEEGRTLSAGNFHGQPLALAADYAGIALAELANISERRIEQMLNPALSGLPAFLAEGSGLNSGLMISQYTAAALVSENKVLAHPASVDSIPTSANQEDHVSMGTIGARKARSIFENTLWVLAIELASAAQALDFHAPLRPGKGVEAVWQRIRQEIPHLDRDRYLKPELLRLCELIRSGELVRVAERAVGTLE